One genomic region from Phragmites australis chromosome 1, lpPhrAust1.1, whole genome shotgun sequence encodes:
- the LOC133884926 gene encoding non-classical arabinogalactan protein 30-like, with the protein MGLPWPLPKLNFTISVEGVVWCKSCRYCGYVKSKNTSPLPNAAALLRCQRGKWALSVWNTTDAQGYFLIQTWRQAAPFTSKDCKVYVPRSPARRCGVIVKPAWKKGSRLKFRKFVTLSDGLQARYSASTFMFAPQNPTKR; encoded by the exons ATGGGCCTGCCCTGGCCGCTGCCGAAACTGAACTTCACCATCAGCGTCGAGGGCGTCGTCTGGTGCAAGAGCTGCCGGTACTGCGGCTACGTCAAGTCCAAGAACACGTCGCCTCTCCCGA ATGCGGCGGCGCTGCTGCGGTGCCAGCGCGGCAAGTGGGCACTGTCGGTGTGGAACACCACGGACGCGCAGGGCTACTTCCTGATCCAGACGTGGAGGCAGGCGGCGCCCTTCACGAGCAAGGACTGCAAGGTGTACGTTCCGCGGTCGCCGGCGCGCCGGTGCGGCGTGATCGTCAAGCCTGCATGGAAGAAGGGGTCGCGGCTCAAGTTCCGCAAGTTCGTGACGCTCTCCGACGGGCTGCAGGCGCGCTACTCGGCCAGCACCTTCATGTTCGCTCCACAGAACCCCACCAAGCGCTAG